In the Palaeococcus pacificus DY20341 genome, one interval contains:
- a CDS encoding DNA-directed DNA polymerase II small subunit produces MKKLVEDLIKNNYLITSPAYYQLSTYYENNEFSLAELIKFAKNEFNTFIIDENIARAFLQSKGIVSSGLEIYTSAPVETKLKPEESSSEVLVEQKDELSFKDENSVELASNVEKIQENAVAVEESPSSDIISEELILNEDVAEQSFVSTGEETFEESFVSNGNGDNGENGVAAKASYGEYGVLTPLEEEPPEEVGEKSYSTYKDFRIVPKEGFKPKALEMEAKAKVVFDVKNVKLSPPKAKNANGKEGEIVIKSYELFFKSRLRKMRRILRETHELRGVVDIGRLSYTSGYEDEVVIIGLVNSKKETAKGFTFEVEDATGVVRVFIGRDKEDYRKSFEVLPDSVVAFSGHYSKRGLFFANKLFLPDVPLYRREKPPLEEKVYAALISDIHVGSDQFCEKAFMKFLEWLNGYAGSKDEEDILDRLKYIIIAGDVVDGVGIYPGQYNELEIPDIFDQYEALANLLENIPKHIEVFIGPGNHDAARTALPQPGFYDEYAYPLYKLKNVTIISNPAVIDLHGRKFLVAHGRGIEDIVGVIPKMSHHEPAKPMVELLKLRHLAPTFGGKVPIAPDPEDLLVIEDVPDFVQMGHVHVLDYQIYRGVFLLNSATWQAQTEFQKMVNIVPTPAKVPIIDVDTARLKTVVDFSKWCNV; encoded by the coding sequence CATCGGGACTCGAAATATACACCTCTGCTCCAGTGGAAACAAAACTCAAACCTGAAGAAAGCTCTTCTGAAGTTTTAGTTGAACAAAAGGATGAATTGTCCTTTAAAGATGAAAACTCTGTTGAACTTGCTTCAAATGTTGAAAAAATCCAAGAAAATGCTGTTGCTGTTGAAGAGAGTCCTTCGAGCGATATTATTTCGGAAGAGCTTATACTTAATGAGGATGTTGCCGAGCAGAGCTTTGTTTCCACTGGAGAAGAAACCTTTGAAGAAAGCTTTGTTTCCAATGGAAATGGGGATAATGGAGAAAATGGTGTAGCTGCCAAAGCTTCCTATGGTGAATATGGGGTTTTAACTCCTTTGGAAGAAGAACCTCCTGAGGAAGTTGGTGAAAAAAGTTATTCCACTTACAAGGACTTTAGAATTGTTCCAAAAGAAGGATTTAAGCCGAAGGCATTGGAGATGGAAGCCAAAGCTAAAGTGGTGTTTGATGTAAAGAATGTCAAGCTCTCTCCGCCTAAAGCAAAAAATGCCAACGGAAAAGAAGGTGAAATCGTAATTAAATCCTATGAGCTGTTTTTCAAGAGCCGCTTGAGGAAAATGAGGAGAATTTTGAGGGAAACACATGAGCTTAGAGGTGTAGTTGACATTGGCCGTTTAAGCTACACGAGCGGCTATGAGGATGAAGTTGTGATTATAGGGCTGGTCAACTCGAAAAAAGAGACTGCGAAGGGGTTTACATTTGAGGTGGAGGATGCTACAGGTGTCGTTAGGGTTTTTATTGGCAGGGACAAGGAAGACTATAGGAAGTCTTTTGAAGTTTTGCCAGATAGTGTGGTTGCCTTCAGCGGTCACTATTCAAAAAGGGGCCTATTCTTTGCAAATAAGCTCTTTTTACCGGATGTTCCACTTTACAGGCGTGAGAAGCCACCTCTCGAAGAAAAGGTTTATGCTGCGCTTATAAGTGATATTCATGTTGGAAGCGATCAATTCTGTGAAAAAGCATTCATGAAGTTTTTAGAATGGTTAAATGGCTACGCGGGGAGTAAAGACGAAGAAGATATTTTAGACCGGCTGAAGTACATTATAATAGCTGGAGATGTCGTAGATGGTGTTGGTATATATCCCGGCCAGTACAATGAGCTTGAGATTCCGGACATATTTGACCAGTATGAAGCTTTGGCCAACCTCTTAGAGAACATTCCCAAGCACATAGAAGTTTTTATTGGGCCAGGGAACCACGATGCTGCAAGAACAGCCCTTCCTCAACCGGGCTTTTACGATGAGTATGCATATCCGCTCTACAAGCTTAAAAATGTTACAATAATCAGCAACCCCGCTGTTATAGATCTTCACGGTAGAAAGTTTTTAGTAGCTCATGGTAGGGGTATAGAGGACATAGTGGGTGTTATTCCTAAAATGAGCCACCATGAACCTGCAAAGCCAATGGTTGAGCTCTTGAAGCTTAGACACCTTGCCCCCACGTTTGGAGGAAAAGTGCCAATAGCTCCTGACCCAGAGGATTTGCTCGTCATTGAAGATGTTCCTGATTTTGTTCAAATGGGACACGTTCATGTTTTGGACTATCAAATTTATAGGGGTGTGTTCTTGCTCAACAGCGCCACATGGCAAGCCCAAACTGAGTTCCAGAAGATGGTGAACATCGTACCTACGCCCGCTAAAGTTCCAATTATAGATGTGGATACAGCACGATTGAAGACCGTAGTTGATTTTAGTAAATGGTGCAATGTTTGA
- a CDS encoding DNA-directed DNA polymerase II large subunit has protein sequence MSELYSENMKAYFEMLQREIDKAYEVAQKAREQGKDPMREIEVPQATDMAGRVESLVGPKGVAERIRALAKEYGKELASLKIVDEIIEGKFGDLGSEEKIAEQAVRTALAVLTEGIVSAPLEGIAYVKIRENPDGSKYLALYYAGPIRSSGGTAQALSVLVGDYVRKKLGLDGYKPTHEEIERYVEEVDLYHRAVTRLQYHPSADEVRLAIKNIPVEITGEATDQVEVSGYRNLPRVETNQLRGGAILVLAEGVLQKAKKLLKYIDKLNVEGWEWLKEFVESKESGKKSEAVKSEPLEEAKEEISVKVEKGFYYGLYETFREKIAPNKKYTKEIIGGRPLFAEPSTNGGFRLRYGRSRTSGFATWSIHPATMLLVDEFLAVGTQMKTERPGKGCIVTPATTVEGPIVKLKDGSVLRIENYETALKVKDDVDEILYLGDVLVNFGDFVENNQTLLPANYAEEWWIQELVKAVEEIYEVKLEPFAENDEDALEEAADYLDLEKEFLAKLLYDPLRVRPKVEEAIHLSRVLGIPLHPYYTLYWNTISVEELIRLQEALVNAQIEWDDFRGIKFAKRVLIGEFSVKRALELLGLPHYIDDGFIVVDYPWSAALLVPLLNLEKKLTPKEFYTPIDLINEVSSIKLRDKGISWIGARMGRPEKAKERKMKPPVHVLFPIGLAGGSSRDIYKAYEEGKSTTVEIAHFKCPECGHVDIFPTCPRCNSKTEHLYTCPKCGHSSTEEKVCPNCRIDMRPYARYSFKVSDYLVPAMRNVRVNTLDKLKGVLGMSSAFKLAEPLEKGILRAKNDVYVFKDGTIRFDATDAPITHFRPREVGVSVEKLRELGYTHDFEGKPLVSEDQILELKVQDVILPKTAGEYLVRVANFIDDLLEKFYGLERFYNAEKMEDLVGHLVIGLAPHTSAGIIGRIVGFVDALVGYAHPYYHAAKRRNCFPGDTRILVNIDRMPMRITLKELYELYEGENYENMVYVKRKPKKDIKVYSFDVESGRVVLTDIEDVIKAPSTDHLIKFELETGRSFETTVDHPVLVYENGEFKEKRAFEVKEGDFILVPKIDFEEPNIEEIDLLEEFAKFEELQDVIMVRGIAEWLEGIISKEQAKELYDYIRRDSIPLSTLKKILQEKSLSIKDVPCGAYFGVKRDRVRIRRFVPIKPLLKLIGYYLAEGYARESNSVYQISFSNGDKETREDIKRALREAFGDGFGIYERGEKITVGSRIIYLLFTRVLKAGSGARDKRVPSFVFKLPREKVRHLLRAYFEGDGSAIKTAARVVVYSVNKPLLEDIETLLLSKFGIRGYYTMDKNANRGNARGRLYHIERGNEPPISKVYALNIAGEYYDQFFGEIGFTSERKNSVYDLHKNRNRIKDKYFTENGWLLKVKRVEYIKPEEEFVFSLNAKKYHNVIINENIVTHQCDGDEDAVMLLLDALLNFSKYYLPEKRGGKMDAPLVVTTRLDPREVDSEVHNMDVVRYYPLEFYEATYELKSPKEVKVIERVEDRLGKPEMYEGIKFTHDSDDIALGPKLSMYKQLGDMEEKVRLQLEVARKIRAVDEHHVAETIINSHLIPDLRGNLRSFTRQTFRCVKCNTKYRRPPLNGKCPKCGGKIVLTVSKGAIEKYLSTAKMLVTEFKVLDYTRQRICITEKDIDTLFTNVFPKVQTLLPIGTSDDVCQKMVLTRKGVLREKPKKNGNGKSWNPSNDFKKHLKKAGRPEKEEPRKETPKLKEKKPKRKKVIGLDEFFGTK, from the coding sequence ATGAGTGAACTCTACAGTGAGAATATGAAAGCTTATTTTGAGATGCTCCAGAGGGAGATTGATAAGGCTTATGAAGTTGCTCAAAAGGCGCGTGAGCAGGGAAAAGACCCTATGCGAGAGATTGAGGTTCCTCAAGCTACCGATATGGCAGGACGTGTTGAAAGCCTAGTTGGTCCTAAAGGCGTTGCTGAGAGGATTAGAGCTTTGGCAAAGGAATACGGTAAGGAGTTGGCTTCTCTTAAAATCGTTGATGAAATCATAGAGGGCAAATTCGGCGATTTGGGAAGCGAAGAGAAAATAGCTGAGCAAGCTGTGAGGACTGCTTTGGCTGTTCTCACTGAGGGCATAGTTTCTGCTCCACTCGAAGGTATAGCTTACGTTAAAATAAGGGAGAACCCGGACGGCAGCAAGTACTTGGCCTTATACTATGCTGGGCCTATTAGGAGTAGCGGTGGAACAGCTCAAGCACTGAGTGTTCTCGTTGGTGACTACGTTAGGAAAAAGCTTGGCTTGGATGGGTATAAGCCAACTCATGAAGAGATAGAGCGCTACGTTGAGGAAGTGGACTTATACCACAGGGCAGTTACGCGCTTGCAATACCACCCTTCGGCGGATGAAGTTAGGTTGGCGATAAAGAACATTCCAGTGGAAATAACGGGTGAAGCTACGGATCAAGTTGAGGTGAGCGGATATAGGAACCTGCCTAGAGTAGAAACGAACCAGCTTAGAGGTGGAGCCATCTTAGTTTTGGCCGAAGGTGTGCTTCAAAAGGCCAAAAAGCTCCTCAAGTACATTGACAAGCTTAATGTTGAGGGATGGGAGTGGCTCAAGGAGTTTGTGGAGAGTAAGGAGAGTGGAAAGAAAAGCGAAGCCGTGAAGAGCGAGCCTTTGGAGGAAGCCAAGGAAGAGATAAGTGTCAAAGTCGAAAAGGGCTTCTACTATGGGTTATATGAAACATTTAGGGAGAAAATCGCTCCAAATAAGAAGTACACGAAGGAAATAATTGGGGGAAGGCCCCTCTTTGCGGAGCCTTCAACAAACGGTGGCTTCCGCTTGAGGTACGGGCGCTCAAGGACGAGCGGCTTTGCAACGTGGTCAATCCATCCGGCAACAATGCTCCTCGTTGACGAGTTTTTAGCGGTAGGAACACAAATGAAAACTGAGAGACCTGGAAAAGGGTGTATTGTAACACCAGCCACAACGGTTGAAGGTCCTATAGTCAAGCTCAAAGATGGAAGCGTTCTCCGCATTGAGAATTATGAGACTGCCTTGAAAGTTAAGGATGATGTTGATGAAATCCTCTATTTGGGGGATGTCCTCGTAAACTTCGGCGACTTCGTGGAGAACAACCAAACCCTTTTGCCTGCGAATTATGCAGAGGAGTGGTGGATTCAAGAGCTTGTCAAAGCCGTTGAAGAGATTTATGAAGTTAAATTGGAGCCTTTCGCAGAAAACGACGAGGATGCTTTGGAAGAGGCAGCGGACTACTTAGATTTGGAAAAAGAGTTTTTAGCTAAACTCCTCTACGATCCGCTTAGGGTTAGGCCCAAGGTGGAGGAGGCCATTCACCTCTCTCGCGTTTTGGGGATTCCTCTCCACCCTTACTACACTCTCTATTGGAACACAATAAGTGTTGAAGAGCTCATTAGGCTGCAAGAAGCTTTGGTGAATGCTCAAATAGAATGGGATGATTTTAGGGGAATTAAGTTTGCTAAGAGGGTTTTGATAGGTGAGTTCAGTGTTAAAAGGGCGCTTGAGCTTTTAGGTCTACCTCACTATATAGACGACGGCTTTATAGTCGTTGATTATCCCTGGAGTGCTGCGCTTTTAGTTCCTCTCTTAAACCTCGAGAAGAAGCTCACGCCAAAGGAGTTCTACACTCCAATAGATTTAATAAACGAAGTCAGTTCAATAAAGCTCCGCGATAAGGGCATAAGCTGGATTGGTGCAAGAATGGGGAGGCCCGAGAAGGCCAAGGAAAGAAAGATGAAACCGCCCGTTCACGTGCTCTTTCCAATAGGCTTGGCTGGAGGAAGCTCGAGAGACATATACAAGGCATATGAAGAAGGCAAATCAACAACGGTTGAGATAGCCCACTTTAAATGTCCCGAGTGCGGCCACGTGGACATCTTTCCAACATGTCCCCGCTGTAACTCCAAGACGGAGCATCTCTACACATGTCCAAAGTGCGGCCATAGCTCAACGGAAGAAAAAGTCTGCCCTAACTGTAGGATAGACATGAGGCCCTATGCTAGATACTCTTTCAAGGTTAGCGATTACCTAGTTCCAGCAATGAGGAACGTGCGCGTTAATACTCTTGATAAGCTTAAAGGCGTTTTGGGAATGAGTTCGGCATTTAAGCTGGCCGAGCCCCTTGAGAAGGGTATTCTTAGGGCTAAAAACGACGTTTACGTGTTCAAAGACGGCACGATTAGGTTTGATGCTACAGATGCTCCAATCACTCACTTCCGCCCGAGGGAAGTTGGGGTTAGCGTTGAAAAATTGAGAGAGCTGGGCTACACCCACGACTTCGAAGGGAAGCCCTTGGTGAGCGAAGACCAGATTTTGGAGCTTAAGGTTCAAGATGTTATACTCCCAAAGACTGCCGGTGAGTACTTGGTTAGGGTAGCCAACTTTATAGACGACTTGCTCGAGAAGTTTTACGGTCTTGAGAGGTTTTATAATGCTGAGAAGATGGAGGACTTGGTTGGTCACCTTGTTATAGGCTTAGCTCCGCATACATCAGCAGGAATAATTGGGCGTATAGTGGGCTTCGTTGACGCTTTGGTTGGTTACGCCCACCCGTATTACCATGCAGCGAAGAGGAGGAACTGCTTCCCAGGAGATACGAGGATTTTAGTTAATATCGACCGCATGCCAATGAGAATTACGCTTAAAGAACTCTACGAACTCTATGAGGGTGAGAACTATGAGAACATGGTTTACGTTAAGAGAAAGCCTAAGAAGGATATTAAGGTTTATTCTTTCGACGTAGAGAGTGGAAGGGTTGTTTTAACGGACATCGAGGATGTTATAAAGGCTCCTTCAACTGACCATCTAATAAAATTTGAGCTTGAGACAGGGAGGAGCTTTGAAACGACGGTTGATCATCCGGTTTTGGTCTATGAAAACGGCGAATTCAAGGAAAAGAGAGCTTTCGAGGTTAAGGAAGGCGACTTCATATTGGTGCCAAAGATTGATTTTGAAGAGCCGAATATAGAGGAAATTGATCTCCTGGAAGAGTTTGCCAAGTTTGAGGAGCTTCAAGATGTGATAATGGTTCGTGGAATTGCTGAGTGGCTTGAAGGAATTATCTCCAAAGAGCAAGCTAAAGAGCTCTACGATTACATAAGGAGAGACTCAATTCCGCTTTCAACGCTCAAGAAAATACTTCAAGAGAAAAGCTTATCAATCAAGGATGTCCCGTGCGGGGCCTACTTTGGAGTGAAGCGCGATCGCGTGAGGATTAGGCGTTTCGTCCCTATTAAGCCGCTCTTAAAGCTCATTGGCTACTATCTTGCGGAGGGCTACGCGAGGGAGAGCAACAGCGTTTATCAGATAAGCTTCTCAAACGGGGATAAAGAGACTAGAGAAGATATTAAACGTGCCCTTAGGGAAGCTTTTGGAGATGGCTTTGGAATCTACGAGCGTGGGGAGAAAATAACTGTTGGCTCAAGGATCATCTATTTACTGTTCACTAGAGTTTTAAAAGCTGGAAGCGGAGCTAGAGATAAAAGAGTTCCATCCTTTGTCTTTAAACTCCCGAGGGAAAAGGTTAGGCACTTGCTTCGCGCCTACTTTGAAGGGGATGGAAGTGCTATAAAAACAGCCGCTCGTGTAGTTGTTTATAGTGTCAACAAGCCTCTCCTTGAAGATATTGAGACACTACTCTTGTCCAAGTTTGGTATCAGGGGATATTACACCATGGACAAGAATGCCAACAGAGGGAACGCCCGTGGAAGACTCTATCATATTGAGCGCGGAAACGAGCCGCCAATATCTAAGGTGTATGCTCTCAACATAGCTGGTGAATATTATGACCAGTTCTTTGGGGAGATTGGCTTCACTAGTGAGCGTAAGAACTCTGTTTATGACTTACACAAGAACAGAAATCGCATTAAGGATAAGTACTTTACTGAAAATGGATGGCTCCTTAAGGTCAAGCGTGTTGAATACATTAAACCAGAGGAAGAATTTGTGTTTTCATTAAATGCAAAGAAATACCATAATGTTATAATTAATGAAAATATTGTAACACACCAATGTGACGGCGACGAAGATGCTGTCATGCTCCTTTTGGACGCTCTCCTCAACTTCAGCAAATACTATCTCCCAGAGAAGCGCGGTGGTAAGATGGACGCTCCGCTGGTCGTTACCACGCGCTTAGACCCGAGGGAAGTTGACAGTGAAGTCCATAACATGGATGTTGTGCGCTATTACCCCTTAGAGTTCTATGAAGCAACCTACGAGCTCAAATCTCCAAAGGAAGTTAAAGTTATAGAGCGCGTTGAAGATAGGCTTGGAAAACCTGAGATGTACGAGGGCATTAAGTTCACCCATGACAGTGATGACATTGCTTTAGGTCCTAAGCTAAGCATGTACAAACAGTTGGGAGATATGGAGGAGAAAGTTAGACTCCAGCTTGAAGTAGCTAGAAAGATTCGTGCTGTTGACGAGCACCACGTTGCTGAGACGATAATTAACTCCCATTTAATCCCTGATTTGAGGGGTAACCTGAGGAGCTTCACGAGACAGACGTTTAGGTGCGTCAAGTGCAACACGAAATATAGGAGGCCTCCTCTAAATGGTAAGTGTCCTAAGTGCGGTGGAAAGATAGTCCTGACGGTATCAAAAGGAGCAATTGAGAAGTATCTATCGACCGCGAAAATGCTCGTTACTGAGTTTAAGGTTCTTGATTACACAAGACAGAGGATATGCATAACCGAGAAGGACATAGACACGCTGTTCACAAACGTCTTTCCAAAAGTTCAAACGTTATTGCCAATTGGAACTTCCGACGATGTTTGTCAGAAGATGGTGCTCACAAGGAAAGGAGTTTTGAGAGAGAAGCCTAAAAAGAATGGGAACGGCAAATCTTGGAATCCAAGCAATGACTTTAAAAAGCACTTAAAAAAGGCCGGTAGGCCTGAGAAGGAAGAGCCTAGGAAAGAGACGCCAAAGCTGAAGGAAAAGAAGCCTAAGAGAAAGAAGGTAATTGGATTGGATGAGTTTTTTGGGACTAAATAG
- a CDS encoding Clp1/GlmU family protein → MNKAKYITDVPKDREEAIGVIESKRPKIIFVLGDIDTGKSTLITYLANKLIETFKIGIIDADIGQKGILPPTTISLTFPRDKFTSFSELKAEKSYFIGSTTPNQFFGEMVAGLKRLVDLSTQRADIILVDLTGYVHGQGAELKRLKIETVKPDLILALQRRNELENILKPFKNKIEIINLEVSKDAKIHEPSERRRIRREKWKAYFQNSKTYRLSLNDYIISGTQLFQGRELTKEELEMLGNLFKWLVFYGEKMGEKYIAVKADLEHYSRQIDKRVLHYIDFEKLSNLLVGLIDEDGFCIGVGILKLINFREKWIEVLAPLSEEEMKKVREIRFGRIRVREDGEELGLIDRGAI, encoded by the coding sequence ATGAACAAAGCTAAGTATATTACGGATGTCCCTAAAGACCGAGAGGAGGCCATTGGAGTTATAGAATCAAAAAGACCAAAGATAATCTTTGTGCTCGGTGATATCGACACCGGAAAGAGTACTCTAATCACATATTTAGCAAACAAACTGATTGAGACGTTCAAAATCGGAATAATTGATGCTGATATAGGTCAAAAAGGCATTCTGCCCCCCACCACAATAAGTTTAACATTTCCAAGAGACAAATTTACTTCGTTCTCGGAGTTAAAGGCTGAAAAGAGCTATTTCATAGGAAGCACGACTCCAAATCAATTCTTCGGCGAAATGGTTGCAGGACTCAAACGTTTAGTAGATTTAAGCACTCAAAGAGCAGATATCATTTTGGTAGACCTGACAGGCTACGTCCATGGTCAAGGTGCTGAACTAAAGAGGTTAAAAATTGAAACTGTTAAGCCAGATTTAATACTCGCACTGCAGCGTAGGAATGAGCTCGAGAACATTTTAAAGCCGTTCAAAAATAAAATAGAGATAATCAATCTGGAAGTGAGTAAAGATGCCAAAATACATGAGCCGAGCGAGAGAAGAAGAATAAGGAGAGAAAAGTGGAAAGCATATTTCCAAAATTCAAAAACTTACCGGCTGAGCTTAAATGACTACATTATCTCAGGTACGCAGCTTTTCCAGGGGAGGGAGCTCACTAAAGAAGAACTGGAGATGCTGGGCAACTTATTCAAGTGGCTCGTCTTTTACGGCGAAAAGATGGGAGAAAAGTACATAGCTGTCAAGGCAGATCTAGAGCACTATTCAAGGCAGATAGACAAGAGAGTTCTCCACTACATCGACTTTGAAAAGCTAAGCAATCTTTTAGTAGGGCTAATAGACGAGGACGGCTTCTGTATTGGTGTGGGGATTCTAAAGCTCATAAACTTTAGAGAAAAATGGATTGAAGTTCTAGCCCCTCTAAGTGAAGAAGAGATGAAAAAGGTGAGAGAGATCCGCTTTGGAAGAATAAGAGTTAGGGAAGACGGAGAGGAGCTCGGGCTGATAGACAGGGGAGCTATTTAG
- a CDS encoding Lrp/AsnC family transcriptional regulator, giving the protein MEHSLTTRQIELLKKLYKEGKTIEVHTVEKTQDELAEELGITRQALSNHLKVLKEFDYIRTGRGFIDLTGKALELLGEKKGDVFIFVRIEPTKRKEVYDSIKKLKLKRIHRVTGDIDLIVEADKTKLDEVLEEIASLDGVKETITHVVLETL; this is encoded by the coding sequence ATGGAACATTCATTAACAACAAGACAGATTGAGTTGCTCAAAAAGTTGTATAAAGAAGGAAAGACTATTGAGGTTCATACTGTTGAAAAAACTCAAGATGAGCTTGCTGAGGAGCTTGGTATAACTAGACAAGCTTTAAGCAATCACCTTAAAGTTTTGAAGGAGTTTGATTACATAAGAACTGGAAGAGGGTTCATTGACTTAACTGGAAAAGCTTTGGAGCTCTTAGGTGAAAAGAAGGGTGATGTGTTTATATTCGTCAGAATTGAGCCAACAAAGAGGAAAGAGGTTTACGACAGCATCAAAAAGCTCAAACTAAAGCGCATCCATAGAGTAACTGGGGACATCGATTTAATAGTTGAAGCGGATAAGACCAAGCTCGATGAGGTGCTGGAGGAGATAGCATCTCTCGATGGTGTGAAAGAGACCATAACTCATGTTGTACTGGAAACATTGTGA
- a CDS encoding acetate--CoA ligase family protein yields the protein MNLDFLFYPKSVAVIGASNKEGKIGNAIMKNLVNYGFKGKIYPINVKEEQVLGLKAYKSILDVPENVDVAVIAVPSKFVPDIIDQCGQKGVKGAVVISAGFKEAGKADLEEELVKRARKWGIRVVGPNCLGITNIEVTFDVTFNPPERQARPEFGGIAFMSQSGAFGAAILDWAARHEVGMSKFISLGNMADLDESDFMEYLKDDPKTKVITAYLEGVKDGRKFLKAANAATRKKPVIVLKSGRTEAGAKAAASHTGSLAGSYAIYEAAFEQTGVLNAKSMRQLFNYAKVLAMQKPANGDRVAIVTNGGGAGVMMSDGIIEKGMKMAELSEETKQKFAKAIEEGVLPHHMSYRNPIDIIGDAPSTRYELAMRYALEDENVDVLVVIALFQSPALDEGIVEKLAKMQEYGKPIVFVAPGGRYPEEMARRIEKVGIPVFETVEDGVEAVYALVKYGKYLKEL from the coding sequence ATGAATTTAGACTTTTTATTCTATCCCAAGAGTGTTGCCGTTATTGGGGCTTCCAACAAAGAAGGAAAGATTGGGAATGCTATCATGAAAAACTTAGTAAATTACGGTTTTAAAGGAAAAATATATCCAATTAATGTCAAGGAAGAGCAGGTTCTTGGATTAAAAGCGTATAAAAGCATTTTAGATGTCCCAGAGAATGTCGATGTTGCAGTAATCGCGGTTCCTTCTAAATTCGTTCCCGATATCATAGATCAATGCGGACAAAAAGGGGTTAAGGGGGCAGTTGTCATAAGTGCAGGGTTTAAAGAGGCTGGAAAGGCCGATCTAGAGGAAGAATTAGTAAAAAGAGCGAGAAAGTGGGGAATAAGAGTAGTCGGGCCAAACTGTTTGGGGATTACAAACATTGAAGTTACATTTGATGTTACATTTAACCCTCCAGAAAGGCAAGCAAGGCCTGAATTTGGTGGCATCGCATTCATGAGCCAGAGCGGTGCCTTTGGAGCGGCTATTCTTGATTGGGCTGCGAGGCATGAAGTCGGAATGAGCAAGTTCATAAGCCTTGGAAACATGGCAGATTTAGATGAGAGCGACTTTATGGAGTACCTAAAGGATGATCCAAAAACAAAAGTCATTACGGCTTATCTGGAAGGTGTTAAAGACGGTAGAAAGTTTTTAAAAGCTGCAAATGCCGCCACGAGAAAGAAGCCTGTCATTGTCTTAAAGAGCGGAAGGACTGAAGCGGGTGCTAAAGCAGCCGCCTCTCACACGGGCTCTTTGGCTGGAAGTTACGCAATTTATGAAGCAGCCTTTGAGCAAACGGGAGTTTTAAACGCCAAATCAATGCGCCAGCTCTTCAATTATGCCAAAGTTTTGGCGATGCAAAAGCCTGCGAATGGAGACAGGGTTGCAATAGTAACCAACGGTGGCGGCGCTGGAGTCATGATGAGCGATGGGATAATAGAAAAAGGCATGAAAATGGCCGAGCTGAGCGAAGAGACAAAGCAAAAGTTCGCGAAGGCGATTGAAGAAGGCGTTTTGCCCCACCACATGAGCTACAGGAACCCAATAGATATCATAGGTGATGCTCCATCAACTAGATATGAATTAGCGATGAGATATGCTCTCGAGGATGAAAATGTCGATGTGCTCGTAGTTATCGCACTCTTCCAGAGCCCAGCGTTAGATGAAGGAATAGTGGAGAAACTTGCCAAGATGCAGGAGTATGGAAAACCAATAGTTTTCGTTGCTCCAGGTGGAAGGTATCCAGAAGAGATGGCAAGAAGAATTGAGAAAGTCGGTATCCCAGTTTTTGAGACGGTTGAAGATGGAGTAGAGGCCGTCTATGCATTAGTAAAATATGGAAAATATTTGAAGGAGCTTTAA
- the scpB gene encoding SMC-Scp complex subunit ScpB → MGLIEDKALVEAALFVAGRPLSVKELSKALGIKSLDYLEKLIELLAAEYAERKSAIEIVRVLGDKYVLQLKQDYSQRVVHLMPRPDLRTGELKTLALIAYLQPVEQSKIIKLRGSQAYEHIKHLVSMGLIYAEPHERTKLLGTTPKFAELYGFPENDPIIIKESFKKVIHAEYADLIEKIERDKLGEKGIE, encoded by the coding sequence ATGGGATTAATAGAAGATAAGGCATTGGTGGAAGCTGCTCTTTTCGTTGCGGGAAGACCTTTAAGCGTTAAAGAGCTTTCTAAGGCCTTAGGCATAAAATCTCTCGACTATTTGGAAAAGCTCATAGAGCTTTTAGCTGCTGAATATGCAGAGAGAAAAAGTGCTATAGAAATCGTTAGGGTTCTTGGCGATAAGTATGTTCTTCAATTGAAGCAGGACTATTCACAAAGAGTTGTCCATTTAATGCCGAGACCGGATTTAAGAACTGGGGAATTAAAGACACTAGCTTTGATCGCGTATCTCCAACCAGTTGAACAGAGCAAAATAATAAAGCTCAGGGGAAGTCAGGCTTATGAACACATAAAACACCTTGTGAGTATGGGTTTGATATATGCTGAGCCTCATGAACGAACAAAACTCTTGGGAACAACACCTAAATTCGCTGAACTCTATGGATTCCCAGAGAATGATCCTATAATCATAAAGGAATCCTTTAAAAAAGTCATACACGCTGAATATGCGGATTTAATAGAAAAGATAGAAAGAGACAAATTAGGGGAAAAGGGAATAGAGTAA